AGATAGAGAATCAGACCAACGATTCCTGTCTCTACCCAAACGGCTACCAACCATGAGTCGGGAGGATAGGGCATTTGTTCTTTTGATTCAAAATTTCCAGCTTTAGAGAGTCCAATGCCGTATCCGATAGGTTTTCTTGCCATCAATTCTTTCATTCTTTGCCGGTTTTCAACACGTACGAGGTATGAAGCGTCCTCCGTAGGATGGAAAGAGGAACGCATTTTGTGGATATATTGATTTCCACTTCCAATATTGGTATAATAGAAAAACACAAATACACTAATGGATATGAATATGCCGCCTAATAGTGCTTTCCAGTTTTTAGCTATGATGGTTATCATTAGCATACCACCCATAAGAACACCCATGGCAGAACGGGTTCCGGAAATCCCCATTCCGTAAATACCGCAAAAAGCGATAAAAAGGAAGTAGATACGCTTCCATCTCGAATCAACAAAAAATGCAGCAATGGCGAAGGTGACTGCCGACATGGCAGCGTGTACACCATAGTTTGCGGCATCTGAGAAGCAGGAGAAGTAACGGATTCCCGACCAGATAATGTGAGTGCGTGCGCCTCCTAGTACATGCAAGAAATAAAGGTCTTTGGAGCTGAAACCATGATTTTTTTGCCAATAACCTTTTAGGGTGAATATTATGACGAATATCGACCATATTATTAGCAGTAGTTCAACGTCCTTTTTGGTACGTATGACAACCGGAACGACGAATGCACATATTAACGGAATGAGGGCGTATGGAGTGAGATTGATGTTCCATGCTGCCATCACATTGTTGGGATTCAATATTTCTGCTACGTAAAACAGTAGCCAGACAATAAAGAGGTAGGTCATTATATTTTGACCGGGTTTCCAATTTGTACGCTCGTCATTGCTAAGTTGTATTAGACAGATGGCGGTAAACAGTAAGATAAGTACCATTGAGAATAGTCCTGTCTTAACGTTTACAAGCATACTTACCGCAATCAGTGCAAACTGTGCAGCAAGCAGGATATGGAATGTAATTACCCTATTCGTCATCGTCCTCGTCTTCTGCTTCTTTTGCTTTTCTCTTGAGGTTGAATATCATTTTTTCTGTTAATGACAATTGACTGAAACGGTAACCGATTCTACGTAATAATGTATAGGGAGGAAGTTGTCCTGTAAAGTCCTCTGTTGCTTCGCGACAAGCATTGGTGAGGCAGAGACGGAATGGAACATCTGTTTTACCCAGTTGTTGCATAAGTTGTTCGCAAAGTTGCTTGTCGATAGTTTTCCAACCACGGTCTGCTGGAGCTACTAAAATGTTGGCGTTAGCGTCATGTAGTAGCGCACTCGGGATATTACTCTTAGACAATGGTGGATAGGCAACTATCAATATATCTTCTCCTTGTAAAGTATAAAAGTCTGTGATATTTTTTGCAAGCAGGTATTGTGTGGAGTCTGTGTTGAAATCTACTCCGTAGGTAATGAATCTTGTATTTAGCATACGGCTTTGCATATATCCACAGATCAAATTTCCTAGTTCTTCTTCCCCGGAATGGTCGCTGGTACTGAAGAGGTTGATGATGAATACACCTGGAGACTTGCGCTTGGTTAAGAAACGAAGTAACGCATTACTCAACTCTTTTATGGAAATTTGGACATAAGTTTTGGCTAATCCGCCATAACGGGAGGATTTTGTACTGGGAACAGCGCCTATAACTTTGAAACCGGTTACTCGTTTGCTACGACTGGCATCTCGTAAAGTTCTGTCAAGCATTTCAATCAACAGTAATAAAGCTACTATAATAATAAAGCTTCCTATACAAGCGGCAATAACAATTTGCTTCCGGTTAGTTGAGTTGGACGCAATCGGATAGGTCGGCTCATTCAATACCTTTAAGGTCGCAGAAGTCATTTCCAAATTCTTCTTTCTTAATAAGGCTTCATTGTAGCTTTGCAATACAGTCAGATAATTACGTTCGGTAAAGTTGATAGAACGCTCTTTTTGCTTGATAGTTGTACCTACCGGTGCGAAAAATACATATCGCTCGTTCAATTCCTGACGAGCATTTTGCACGATAAGGAGTTCTGCTTTAGCTTTTTCATAGAGTAAGGTTTGTTCTAGCCACTGATCGATGATATTGGTTCGTGAAGCACCTTCTTTGGTGTATTTATGACCAACGTAAGAAGTTGTCAGATCATTCAGTTCTTGCTTGATTTTAGCTAACTGCTTTTTATCACTTTCTACTGACTGAGAATCCTCTTTCTTGGAATCAGTCATTGCTTCAGCTTCTGAAATTCTGCTGGTAATGTTGGATGCTTCTCGCAGTTTATCTACAAACTCCATGTTTTTGAGCACCTGTTTGGCATTACTGTCCATGTGTTTCTCTAATTCTTCAAGCATGGATTTAGTGCTATTGAATGCAAACTGTGCATCTTGTTCTCTTAGTTCAAACTCTTTACTGATAGCAGCTATTTCTTTTGTTTCATCCAGATAATTGATGATACGTTTTTGTACGTTATATTTGGTCAAATCCTCTTCTTCCAGTCGAAGCTGTTTGCCAATCCGTGCCAACTCTTCTTCGAAATATTTGATTACTTTATCTGTTTCCCCGTAACGTATACGGCGGTATTCTTCTACAAATTCATCCATCAGGATACTGACAGTATTATAGACAATACCGGGATCACCAGATGAGTAACTGATGTCTAACAAATCACTGGTCAAACGGCGTTGCACTTTTATATTTTTCAGTGCATTATAGCTGTAAAATGGGTGATTATAATAAAATAATCCATATATGTAGTTGTCTCTGTGGGGGCGCATATATGCTTCCAGATTGGCTACTGTTTTGTCTTCACTTGATTTATCGATTAGTTTCAGTATCTCATTACCATTTGGACTGTTTTTTAAATGATTGTAGGTGTAGTTGTAGCTGGAAGCTGTAATACCGTTATTTTCTTTATCTGGACTTCCTTGGATGAGGATACGGGCAAATAGCCGCAAGCATACTCTTTTGAGTGTACTTTCAGCTTGCATGATACTGATTAGATTATCCATCGAATTTTGTACTGTTGCCCAGTCGGTACGCTTATCACTCTCCAGGTTATATCCTGATGCTACACCTGTGTAGAGTGTAGCCTTTACATCATATCCTCCCCGCATGTGGCGTGTATAATATATGACCATCAATGTGAAGAGAGCGGTTCCTATCAATATCAGCCAACGATGGCGAAAAAGGGTCCGTATAATAGAAATGATAAAGTTCATATCTTAGTTTTTTATTTTCGTATGATGGGGGTGCGTGAAATAACTTCAAGTATCATTAAACTCTTTGTTAGTTCAAACTTACTTTTCTCATATGCTTCACGGGCTTGAGACTGACGCTCTTTATCTGTCGATAAATCCGTAGACTCTATCGTTCCGTTAGCAAAATTCTTTTCAGATATTTCATATTGCACATTGGCAAGCACAAGACTCTCGCTTCTCATCTGAAGAACTCTCATCTGTGAGGTAGCCATTGCGTACATCTCAATAATATTCTTTTTGATTTCGTCATACTTCACTTCCCGCTCCAACTCTGCACTTTTTAGTGTGAGTCTTTGCCGACTGACACGTCCTTTGAGGTCGAATAAATCGTTCAATGGAATGCTCAAACCTGCGCCTACTGTGTAACCGTTTTGTGCCTGGGTGGAGTAGGTAAGATATGGGGCGACTGCCACGTCTGTATAGGTAGACTCATTACCGAACATTCCGTATTGATAGCTCCCCCGCAAACTGAAGAAACCTAGAAATGACCATTTCTCTTTTTGGAGTAATTTGCGCTCAATTCTCGCCTTTACGTCCGCCATCTCATAAACGGGACTGTTCTTGGCGTTTTCGAATAAAACGGATAGTGGGGGAAGAACTATTTTAGTATAATCATCTTCATTTAGTTGAGAATAGTCAGACACTTCTTGTGCAACTACACGGGTTGTAGAGACGAATAGAAGTAATAGCCCCGAAAAAAAGTATATAAATTGCTTCATAAAAAAATCCTATTATTTGCTCTTGCTGTGTTATAGCTTGCGCAAATATAAGGATTAATTTCATTTATGTGCAGTCTTTTATTATCTATTTTACAATCTTTCTTGTAAATTGTGCACAATTTGTCGCTTAAATAGTGTCAGAAAGCCTCTGTCATGTTGAAATAGAACAAATTCTGCTTGTTCACTATGTCTCTGCCGAAATCAAGGCGTACATTCATACGGGGTTGGACTTCAATGCGTAACCCTAATCCGAGATTCGGAAGTACGCCTTCTATCTTGCCCGGAGTAGGACCCATAAATCCGCATCCTCCCCATGCCACATATCCCACATGACTCAACATCTTCTTCACCCAGGTGCTTTTGTCTGTATTTATCATCTGACGGTATTCGGCCATCATTACATGTGAGGACTTGTCGCGAAACTGTCCCATGTAGTAACCGCGAAGATCGAAAGGGGTTCCGCTAAGTACATATTTCGTTAGTGGAACGTTCCCAAATGCGTTTTTACTCTGCACTGTCCAGGCTATGACTTTACGACGACCTACTGTTTTGTATTGGCGATAATCTATTTCCAAACGGTAGAAATTATTGTCACTTCCGAACGTTTTATTATACATCATTCCCCGGAAGTCAAGGTAAGTTCCGCTATAAGCATTGGCGGGAATATCACGTGTGTCATACGTCAGTAGGAAACCGAGTCCCGAACTGAAATTTTTGTATCCGTGTTCCGTACCTCCTGCTGCTATGTATGAGGGCTCATTGACCATCCCGGCAGCTGGTTTAGTAATCTTGTCATAGTTCAAATCGACTTGGGGACCAGCAAAGACATTACTTTCACCCAAACGGAACAAGAACCATGGATTGACTTGAATACCGCTATAACGGTACTCGCTGGTGTCTTCTCCACGTTCATAATCTTTATTGGTGGAATACCCGATGCCATAAAAATTCTCGATTGTATTTTTATAAGAGAAGGTTCCGAAGATACGGAAACGGTCGCCTTTAAAGAAGAGTTGTGGCTTCGTCATCAGGTTCAGGCCGCCCTTAAAAATCA
The Bacteroides luhongzhouii DNA segment above includes these coding regions:
- a CDS encoding O-antigen ligase family protein encodes the protein MTNRVITFHILLAAQFALIAVSMLVNVKTGLFSMVLILLFTAICLIQLSNDERTNWKPGQNIMTYLFIVWLLFYVAEILNPNNVMAAWNINLTPYALIPLICAFVVPVVIRTKKDVELLLIIWSIFVIIFTLKGYWQKNHGFSSKDLYFLHVLGGARTHIIWSGIRYFSCFSDAANYGVHAAMSAVTFAIAAFFVDSRWKRIYFLFIAFCGIYGMGISGTRSAMGVLMGGMLMITIIAKNWKALLGGIFISISVFVFFYYTNIGSGNQYIHKMRSSFHPTEDASYLVRVENRQRMKELMARKPIGYGIGLSKAGNFESKEQMPYPPDSWLVAVWVETGIVGLILYLAIHGVLFAWCSWILMFKVRNKSLRGLIAAWICMDAGFFIAAYVNDVMQYPNQLTVYIGFALCFAAPHIDKRISEKKAEEETVTEEDLISTQEFNEQK
- a CDS encoding GumC family protein — protein: MNFIISIIRTLFRHRWLILIGTALFTLMVIYYTRHMRGGYDVKATLYTGVASGYNLESDKRTDWATVQNSMDNLISIMQAESTLKRVCLRLFARILIQGSPDKENNGITASSYNYTYNHLKNSPNGNEILKLIDKSSEDKTVANLEAYMRPHRDNYIYGLFYYNHPFYSYNALKNIKVQRRLTSDLLDISYSSGDPGIVYNTVSILMDEFVEEYRRIRYGETDKVIKYFEEELARIGKQLRLEEEDLTKYNVQKRIINYLDETKEIAAISKEFELREQDAQFAFNSTKSMLEELEKHMDSNAKQVLKNMEFVDKLREASNITSRISEAEAMTDSKKEDSQSVESDKKQLAKIKQELNDLTTSYVGHKYTKEGASRTNIIDQWLEQTLLYEKAKAELLIVQNARQELNERYVFFAPVGTTIKQKERSINFTERNYLTVLQSYNEALLRKKNLEMTSATLKVLNEPTYPIASNSTNRKQIVIAACIGSFIIIVALLLLIEMLDRTLRDASRSKRVTGFKVIGAVPSTKSSRYGGLAKTYVQISIKELSNALLRFLTKRKSPGVFIINLFSTSDHSGEEELGNLICGYMQSRMLNTRFITYGVDFNTDSTQYLLAKNITDFYTLQGEDILIVAYPPLSKSNIPSALLHDANANILVAPADRGWKTIDKQLCEQLMQQLGKTDVPFRLCLTNACREATEDFTGQLPPYTLLRRIGYRFSQLSLTEKMIFNLKRKAKEAEDEDDDE
- a CDS encoding BamA/TamA family outer membrane protein, translated to MKKYIIGILMMLPSINMMSAATDNTAVKSDELQMSTTSISDTTPTDMEGIPSDTIPALSKRELRRQRVAKRNLHYNILGGPSYTPDFGLLVGGSALMTFRMNPSDTTQRRSVVPMSIALIFKGGLNLMTKPQLFFKGDRFRIFGTFSYKNTIENFYGIGYSTNKDYERGEDTSEYRYSGIQVNPWFLFRLGESNVFAGPQVDLNYDKITKPAAGMVNEPSYIAAGGTEHGYKNFSSGLGFLLTYDTRDIPANAYSGTYLDFRGMMYNKTFGSDNNFYRLEIDYRQYKTVGRRKVIAWTVQSKNAFGNVPLTKYVLSGTPFDLRGYYMGQFRDKSSHVMMAEYRQMINTDKSTWVKKMLSHVGYVAWGGCGFMGPTPGKIEGVLPNLGLGLRIEVQPRMNVRLDFGRDIVNKQNLFYFNMTEAF
- a CDS encoding TolC family protein translates to MKQFIYFFSGLLLLFVSTTRVVAQEVSDYSQLNEDDYTKIVLPPLSVLFENAKNSPVYEMADVKARIERKLLQKEKWSFLGFFSLRGSYQYGMFGNESTYTDVAVAPYLTYSTQAQNGYTVGAGLSIPLNDLFDLKGRVSRQRLTLKSAELEREVKYDEIKKNIIEMYAMATSQMRVLQMRSESLVLANVQYEISEKNFANGTIESTDLSTDKERQSQAREAYEKSKFELTKSLMILEVISRTPIIRK